GTCGGCTGGGACCCCTGTGGGATGGAGAGGCGTCAGGGCAGGGGCCGTGGTGCTGTGCCAAAGCATCCCCTGAAATGGTGACGCCCCCCAACgtgcccccagctctgccatggggacccccagccTGGGGTTCCTGAGGGTCCAGCCAAGGCAGCATCACCTTGGGGTGATGGGACACTGGAGGTGGACACGTGTCCCATGTTGTGGCCATGGCACGGCGTCACCTCGGCCCCGCTGGGCCAAGGTGGGGGTCAGGAAGGGTTTTTCTCGGGGGACACACAACGCCTGTGCACTCACACAGGGTGGTCCCGCACGCAGCCCCCTGCGGCAACGCGGGGTGGGAGGccaggcaggagaaggagctgcCGTTCCTGGTGGCCGCCCCTGGCTGGATGTTGGTGGCCATGGAAAAACTTGACCCCGCTGCCcccttgtcctcctcctccttgggggTTCCAGAGCCCACCCAGCGCAGCTGTGCCGGGGGGAAGCCCCCCCACCAGCGGCACCGCAGGGCCACATTCCGCAGGTCACCGGtggccagggcagagcagatGGGGCTGCCAGGGGGTGGATCTGCAGAAGACCATCAGCGGTGGCGGACAGTGGGCTTTTACCCCCCTCCCACGCTGCCCTTCACACCTACATCCTCACCAGAAGCTGTGTTGGTCCTTCTCGCCCCAGGGGCACCCAACGGGGCCAGCCCCGACCCAGGGTTACTTACAGTAGACGGTGAGGATGATGGTGGCCTGGGTGCGGGTTTGGAGGTGGGTGTTCTCAGCCAGGCAGGTCCTGGCTGGGTCTCAGCCAGCCTGGGTCCGGGCGATGGCAGAGATGACGTAGGTTTGACCGGTGTGGACCTGGGAGCTGTTGTGGAGCCAGATGTAGCGactgggggggttggagggagccaggcagctcagcaccacGTCCTCCCGCTCGCCTGCCGAGAAGCCCCCCTGTTCGGGGGAGAAGGGCTCCACGCTGATGGCCGGCTCGTCGGGGCCGTCTGCAGTGACACGGGGACTCTCAGCCAGCGGGATGTCTCCAGAGAGGGGACACAGCCCTCCCCGGGGCATCCTCCCACTGGTGGGGAACCAGGCTGGGAAGTCTCCTTAGAAAACGTGCACTGTGGTGGTTGTGAACATCACCGTGGTGGCCATGGAGGTACAGGGGTGGGTGATGGGCATGGAGACACCATAGGGCATGGTGGCCTTGGACACACCATGCTGGCCTGTTGGCTGTGGAGGTGGCATGGTGTATGGTGGCCATGGACACAACATAGAGGCATGGTGGCCACAGACTGACCTCACGGTGGCTGTGCAGATACCTTGGTAGCACGGCATGTGATGGCCATGGACACATCATGGTGGCACCATGCTTGGTGGCCATGGCTGTACCATGGGGGCATCGTGGTGGCAGGGTGCTCGGTGGTCACAGACACACCATGGTACCCAGGTGGCAGGATGATTGGTGGCCATGGCCAGGCCACAGTGGCAACTCCAGCCCTGAGGATGCCCTCACAGTCCCCTGGGAAGGTGAGGCCACTCACAGACGATGTCCAGGTAGATGGGCTCGCTGGTGCGGTTGTTGACTTCATTGTGCGCGGTGCAGGCGTACCAGCCAGCGTGGCTCCGGTTGGCAGGCGTCAGGCGCAGCTCTGCTCcggagccccccagccccatagggAACACCAGTGGACCTCCCCGGGGCTCCCGGTGCTGCCAGGAGAAGCTCAGCGGCTCGGTCCCCTCCCGCACAGCACATGTCAGGGCCACTGCCGCCCCCTCCGCCGCCACCGCTGCCGTCGGCCGCACAAAGGGCTTGGAGACAGGCACTGGGGGCACCGAGCTGTAAGCAGCCCCATCTCCTGGgcccccaggagcccccaggCCCCCCCTGGCCCTCCCAGGGGACATCTTTCCAGCCCAGACCATGTATTGGCTAACAACATGCTCTGGCAGCAAGCAGGGTGGCTAGTGAGAACATCTATGCGCTAGTAGGGGATGTCCTGGCTGTGGGCACGGGGTCTAGCTAGAGCGGCCACAGATGGGCTAATGTGACCACTTAGGGGTTAGTGGGATGCTGGGTTGGCCAGGGCAAGGAGATGGGAATGGCTAGCAGGATGCTGTGTTGGCTAGCGGGTGCTTGGCCGGGTAGCGAGGCTCTGCTTTGGCTTACGGGCCACTTTGCTGGCTGAGTGCTGTGTTGGCTAGTGGTGAGCTACTTTGGCTAGTGGAGTGCAGTGTGGTGCTGTGTTGGCTAGCGCAGCACCACATTGGCTCGTGGGGTGCTATGTTGGCTAGTGAGGTGCTTTCCTGCTTAGTGGAGTGCTGCATTGGCTAGTAGTGCTCTACACTGGCTAGTGGTGTGCTTCACTGAGCAGTGGGGCCCTTCAGTGGCTCATGGGCTCTCCACTGGCCAGGAACATGCTACACTGGCCACTGGAAGACTCTATGGGCTCATGGGCGAGGGCAGGGGAGTCCAGGGAACGCGATGGTGGACACCAGCCGGTGCTTACCCAAGACGCGCAGGAGGATGGTGGCGTAGCCAACGCGGAGTCGCCCACGCTCCGGGAAGAGCCCCTGGCAGAGGAAGCGTCCCTGGGCGGCCGcccgcagctcctgcagctccagtgTCCCGTTGCGTAGGGCCACCCTGCCCAGCATCCCCGCGCCGGGGGCCACTGCCACCTCCCGGCCCGAGCCCACAGCCACGGCCCGCGGTGGCCCCGAGCCCTCTGGCTCTGCCACGAAGCTCCAGAAGACGACAGCCGGCGGTGCCGCTGCCATGTGCCCGCAGGTCAGCTCCACCGCGCGGCCCCGGACTCCCGTCATTGCCCACTCCTCGTAGCCTGCCTCGCCGGCTGCCAGTGGCTGCCCTGCCGGGGCACAGCGAGGGGTCAGGGCCTGCTCACACCCGGGCAGTCGGGGCTCGGGAGCTTTGCTCACCCCCTGCCAGCGCcggcagcagccacagcacccAGGGTCCCCTCCAGCGCGGTGCTGCCCAGCCTTGTGCCATGGTGCCATGTCCAGCACCACAGAGCGATGGCGAAGCAGGGCTGCGCTCTCCGTGCCAACTTCCTCTCCGGTTTCCCCTGGAGAATTAGACCCAGCCCAGATTAACCATCTATTATTTATAAGCTTCCTTGTGAGGGCTGGGGGGGAACCTGGTGCTGCCACCGTTCTTGGCCCCTGCAATCTAAGTGCTGAGGACAGGCGAGCACGCTATAGGAATGGCAGCATTGCCTCTGTCCCGCAGGGGTGGGGATTGATCCCTGTCCCCCCCtagcctcttttttttcagacaaaggaagggaaaatcGGCTGCCACAGCCCCGTGGCTGAGCATGTGGGGGGAAGCCGGGCAGCAAGCGGGGTTTGATATTTCATCTCTCTCTCCACGCCGGCCCCGGCCCATCAAACATTCATGGGGGCAGCCAGGCTGTAACACAACGCAGGGGGAGCGCTCCacccagaggggtttggggggcaggggggacaGCAGCCTAGCACATCCCATCCCCAAAGCTGGTGTCCACTGAGGAAGGGGCTCATCCAGAGCAAATCTGGAGTGCGATGCTGCCTGCAAAGAAGTTTGGGGACTGAACGCAAAGCCGGGCTCATTGAGGGGGGCTGCAGACCCACGTGAGGCTTTgctccctgagctgctgctaGACGCCTCCGGTCACAGTTTCTGCCTGGACAGGTCGGGTTTGGAAAGAAATTGGAAAAGCTGAAGAGAGGGGAGCAGGGGATGTTGGCGGATCCAGCAAAGGACACAACTGTCAACACTTAGAGCCAATAAAAACGTCTGCACAGAGACTAGGGATAAATTCCAAATTCCTTTTGCACAGGAGGAACACCACCACTCTAGGAAGGATTTAATTCCATTCTGTTAGGGACAGGCTTGGTGACAGCGAAGGGACAacccctgccccagcctggtGGGGAACAGCAGCCCAGGAGCCCCCAGCTCTTCCAGTCCCCCAGCTGCCCGCACTCAGGGTCCCAGGGTGCGCGGAAGCAGCAACGCATTCCTGCTGCCATCTAGCGAGAGACGGTTATTCCGTTTTTTAACAACTCCACCCTTCTCCCCATTCTTTCTTTCCAAGCGTTGTCTCCAGGTTTTTGTGGCAGAAAGGTACCCATCACTGCTGCCTGGGGACAAGAGTTTTGGGGCCAGTCCCCGGCGTTTCCCTGCTTCCTCTTCACTCCGAGCACATTCAGGGCCGCTGCTGAGGAGCATCACCCCACGCTGCGCCCCGTGGGGATTCCTCATGCCCTGCAAAGCCAGGGCTCTGAAAACATCAGCCACAGAatcagaacaaaacaagaacCGCTGGGGCCGAGGGCGCCCCTGCCTCTTCCCAGCAtcccaacaaaaccaaaccatgtGGGGAAGCTCTAAAAGAACTGGGATATCTTCCCCTgtaactttttcttctgcttctgaacCAAAACTGGGATCTGGGGCAGTACACCCCTGCTCCTCACTCAGTTTTCCAGCCTCTCAAGCTCATCCATGTCCTCTGGGTCCAGCTCCCTGATCTTGGTCTCTgcaaggaggaaacaaaaattgCCAGCGTTGGGCACAAGCCAGTAAAACCAGTGCCTGGCCACCCGTGAGCTGGTATTTGCACTGCTCGCGTGCACAGGCGCGGGCGGGAAAGCTCCCCAGAGTGGGTGGGATTTCCAGTCCATGACCCTCAAGGGACAGCCAAGGAAACTGGGAGAAAGCACAGTGCCAAGTGGAGGGAGGGCAGTGGCCCAGAGGAGCCTGCTCCAAAAGCAAGAGGTGCCCCAAGCGAGAAGCAGCGTGTCCAAATGAGAGAGAAGCTCCAAGCCCGAAGCAGCATGTCCAAAAGAGAGAGGAGCCCCAAGCCTGAAGCAGCATGTCCAAAAGCAAGAGGTGCCCTTTGCCAAAAGCAGTGTGTCCCGTTCGGTTTCCAGAGCCGCTCCCACTTTCTGCTCCCACCTCCAAAGCGATGCGTGATGGGGAAGGTTCGTTACTCTCATCAGGCACGCTGGCCCTCAAATCCCAATGTTATGGCATTACAATGCAAAAGTCTGGGCATTCATCTGCTTGGATTTTCATCCTGTGCGAATCCCACAGTGGGCTCCTTTGGCCAAGGCTCGCTTCGCTCCCACAGCTGGGCTAAGCTCAGCCAGGCACTGGCTGCCCCAGGACAGGGATTGGCAGCGGAAAGGCAGATAAAATGCCTGaaggagggaaacaaaaagtGGTGCTGAGGCACACCAGGTACCTGTGCAGGCTCTGGCAAGTCACACACAAGATCCCAGGCTACGGAACAAACCGCCCACACCTGGCTGGACAGACACACGGTGCTGTGGGGGAGAATGGGCTGAGGGGCCGGCTCAAAGGGTCACAGTGACTGCAGTCACATCGGGCTGGCGACCAGTCCCTAGTGGGGTTCCGCAGGGTCCATCCCAGGGCCAGCGCTCTTTAACGTCCTTAgaaatgacctggatgcagggCTGGAAGGTTTAATAACTCAGTTTGGGGATGTCATGGAACTGGGAGAGCTGCTGCCACCCTTGAGGGCACAGAGGCCCCACAGAGGGATTGGGCAAATGGGGGGACTGGGCAATCACAACTGCAGGGAGGTTAAGAGGACAAGGACTGGGTTTTGCCCCCAGGACACAGATGGATGGACAGCTCGGGAAGCGCAAGGCtggacagcagccctgcagaaagggatcgGGGGTTCTGGGGGTTCTGGCCCACGGCAAGTTGGTCACGAGCCAGCAGTgctctggcagccaagagggcaaccgtgtcctgggtgcatccagcacagcatcaccCACCGTGCGAGGGAGGGgactgtcctgctctgctccgcACTGGGGcggccccaccttgagcactgggggcagtttGGGAGCCACGGGATATGAACGGTCTAAAACTGCTGGAGTGTCCAGAGGAAGCGTGTGAGGAACAGCCAAAGTcccttggtctgttcagcctggaggggAGACCCCAGCGTGCTCTGCACCTTCCTCACCAGGGGAGTAGGATCAGGTGCTGAGCACTTCTCTCTGACCcaagggaaaggcagggagatgaACCAGCAGCAggttaggctggacattaggaaaaggtttgtCCTTCACAGGGTGGTGGAGCACAgaaacagctcccagggaagcagtcacggcaccaagcgTGACAATATTTCAGAAGCATCTGGCCAACGCCATCAGCCCCAAGGTGTGAATTGTGGGGTTGtccagtgcagggacaggagttggactcaatggttcttttgggtcccttcccacttaggccattctgtgactctgtttctctgaaaatgtgGCTGCTACGGATAAAACCAACGGGCAAGGGGATGGAAGGGAAGCTCCATCTGGTGCCTGTACCGAGTGAGGCGCACCCTGGTGAGAAGAGCAGCCCAACTAGGTACATTTGCAGATGGGAAATGAGCTGGAGGGAGATCACCAGTCTCAGAACCTGTTCTAGCCAGGCATAGATACATGTCGATACTTACGGAAATGCTCCTCTATCTTGTGCACAAGCCCGATGTTCCAGCTTTCCACCATGCTGAAGGCAATGCCATTCTTCCCAAAGCGTCCAGTTCGCCCGATGCGGTGGAGATAGGTCTCGAAATCTGGCTCGTTGCTCTTGTGATAGGTGGGGAGGCTGAAATTCACCACAATGGTGACCTGCTGCACATCAATccctgagaaagagagagactggGGCTATGGGAAGGGCTCCCTGGGCCACGCAGATCCAGTAGGATCCCTGACTCAAGCCATGCTGTCACCAGAAGAACCAGATGCCAGGAGGTGTGTGTTTCACCCCCTTCAGAATCGCAAGGGGCACTGGGTTTTCCAGAGGTACCTCTGGCGCAGACATTGGTGACAATGAGGACCTTCTCCTTCCCATCGCGGAAGCGCTGGATGACGTTGGCCCGCTGCGGTACTGACAGCTCTGCCGTCAGGATGGCCACTTGGTGCCCATCCTCACTCATCTCCACCGACAGCCAGGTTGCACTCCTCCGAGTCTGAAGTGTGGGGAGAGGCAGGCTGAGGTTCcgcagcagctctgccactgctCCACTCCCTCACAGCCAACCCTTCACTGCTATTTTCCCCCACTCCCAAGTCCCCTGTTCCTTTTGAGGGAGCTCCCAGTGCTTTTTAACACCTCAAAATATAGTCAAAACAATGAAGATGAGCACGAAGCTTCTGTCACAAAGGGTAAGGAAAAACAGTGTGTACTGGTTACAGTGGAAGCCTGGCAAAGGCGGTCCCAGCTGCTAGGAGAGAGGCTTTTAAGAGTTGCCTTTGCCATATGATTGTCCTTTCAATGCTGGCAACACATTCCCCACCCCTCCTTAGGCTCTGCTCCATGATTTTGAGGGTCTGTGGAAAAGCCCCCTGCATGCATACTGGAAAAGGAACCATTCCTGTTGCCGCTGACTGCAAACCCAGCACTGTCCCCACGCAGACAGAGCTGCATTACCGGCAGAAGATGACAGCCTGGCCAATGGTGATGCTGCCGTATATGTTGCAGAGGGCTCTGTACTTCTCCTCCTGGCTCTCACATATAAAGAAGTACTGCCTGATGTTGCTCAGGTGAGCTCATCCTCACGCAGCTTTATCACGATGGGACTGGATACGATCCGCATGGCGAAACCGCGCGCACGGCTTCCTTGAAGGTGGCAGAGAACAGCAAACATCTGGCAGTCCTTGGGAAGAGCCCTGGAGCAGGGAATAAGGACCGGTCAgcccagaaaagctgctgctgcccagttGTGCTCGCTTGGAGGGAAGAAAGTGCATTTCAGTTGATTTTGTGTTGCCTTCAAGAGAAGCCAATCCAAGGGCTGGAACCGCTCAGAGGAAATGTAAGTGAGATATAAGTCTTCCTTTGTGTCTAATGGACGTGGTTTTACAGAATGCCGGGTCCCTGGACTCACTTTCCCTGGATGCATCTTTGGCATCACAGGGATGCTCTCTTTTGGCTGTGCACTCAGATCCTTGGGAGACCAATTTGCTCAAAGCCAAGCAAAGAGGGGAAGAGACAGAGAAGCAGGACACCAGCTGTcaggaagctggggaagggtctggagaacaagggttatgaggagcagctgagggactgggggttgtttagcctggagaaaaggaggctgaggggagaccttatccatcgctgt
The Cuculus canorus isolate bCucCan1 chromosome 23, bCucCan1.pri, whole genome shotgun sequence DNA segment above includes these coding regions:
- the LOC128854344 gene encoding V-set and immunoglobulin domain-containing protein 10-like 2 produces the protein MGLGGSGAELRLTPANRSHAGWYACTAHNEVNNRTSEPIYLDIVYGPDEPAISVEPFSPEQGGFSAGEREDVVLSCLAPSNPPSRYIWLHNSSQVHTGQTYVISAIARTQAG